The Carnobacterium mobile DSM 4848 genome includes a window with the following:
- a CDS encoding YcjF family protein: MGKLFNKRMTVGKKERQEKEAAEDQVEREFSESDLEENENEFDSFFSEVLKRLPQKTATIILSAYDKSREQAERTLAKSKTQFDSVFETFLEGVDEVTRKKCHKTIHAASLTAAIIGCSPIPFSDAFLLVPVQLTMMARLHKIFGQSWSESLGKSLSKELVVVGVGRSAVGNMLKLIPAVGTVTGAAINATVASAITESLGWVTVKMLNDGEDIFEQMLSFKGQFRTLLKLLQGSTKSGSKK; this comes from the coding sequence ATGGGAAAGTTGTTCAATAAAAGAATGACCGTTGGTAAAAAAGAACGTCAAGAAAAAGAAGCAGCTGAAGATCAAGTTGAAAGAGAATTTTCAGAGAGTGATCTGGAGGAAAATGAAAATGAATTTGACTCCTTCTTTTCAGAAGTATTAAAAAGATTGCCGCAAAAAACAGCAACCATCATATTAAGTGCTTATGATAAATCAAGAGAACAAGCTGAAAGAACGTTGGCTAAAAGCAAAACTCAATTTGACAGTGTGTTTGAGACCTTTTTGGAAGGTGTCGATGAAGTAACGCGTAAAAAATGCCATAAGACTATTCATGCTGCATCATTAACAGCAGCGATTATCGGCTGTTCACCTATTCCCTTTTCGGATGCTTTCTTGTTGGTGCCGGTTCAGTTAACGATGATGGCTCGGTTGCATAAGATATTCGGTCAGTCTTGGTCTGAAAGTCTCGGTAAAAGCTTATCTAAGGAACTAGTAGTGGTTGGTGTGGGCAGAAGTGCAGTCGGGAATATGCTAAAGCTTATTCCTGCTGTTGGGACTGTTACAGGCGCTGCAATCAACGCGACCGTTGCTAGTGCAATCACAGAATCTTTAGGATGGGTGACTGTAAAAATGCTAAATGACGGGGAAGATATTTTTGAACAAATGCTGTCGTTTAAAGGACAGTTTCGTACGTTGCTTAAACTACTTCAAGGGTCTACTAAGTCTGGAAGCAAAAAATAG
- a CDS encoding N-acetylmannosamine-6-phosphate 2-epimerase, with amino-acid sequence MTDSSWSKQLKGNLIVSCQALDDEPLHSSFIMGRMAVAAEQGGASGIRANSAEDIKEIKKLVDLPIIGIIKRDYEDSEVFITATMKEIDELMTVGPEIIALDATSSVRPNGETLDEFYYAIRKKYPDVSLMADCSTFEEMLKADALGFDFIGTTLVGYTKQSKGNKIEADDFSLIQKAVEKLNRPIIAEGNINTPEKVKRVLEIGVYSVVVGSAITRPQLITETFVAAIK; translated from the coding sequence ATGACAGATTCGAGTTGGAGCAAACAGCTCAAAGGCAATCTAATCGTTTCTTGCCAGGCATTAGACGATGAACCTCTACATTCGTCGTTTATTATGGGAAGAATGGCAGTAGCAGCTGAACAAGGCGGTGCAAGCGGTATTCGAGCTAACTCGGCTGAAGATATTAAAGAAATCAAGAAACTAGTTGACTTGCCTATAATCGGTATTATCAAACGAGATTATGAAGACAGCGAGGTTTTCATTACGGCTACAATGAAAGAAATCGATGAGTTAATGACAGTTGGACCTGAAATTATTGCATTAGATGCTACTTCATCAGTTCGTCCGAATGGCGAAACATTAGATGAGTTTTATTATGCAATTCGAAAAAAGTATCCAGACGTTTCCTTAATGGCAGATTGTTCAACGTTTGAAGAAATGTTGAAAGCGGATGCTTTAGGATTTGACTTTATCGGAACTACATTAGTAGGATACACAAAACAAAGTAAAGGGAATAAAATTGAAGCAGATGATTTTTCCCTTATACAGAAAGCAGTTGAAAAGCTAAACCGACCTATTATTGCAGAGGGCAACATCAATACACCGGAAAAGGTAAAACGTGTTTTAGAAATTGGTGTATACAGTGTTGTAGTAGGATCCGCTATCACTCGCCCGCAACTCATTACAGAAACATTCGTCGCTGCAATAAAGTAA
- a CDS encoding N-acetylneuraminate lyase: protein MANEDLKGLISALLVPFNEDGTVNEAGLRQIIRHNIENMKVDGLYVGGSSGENFMLEKETKKQIFDIVKDEVKDQVILMAQVGGTNLYEAIELGQYATELGYDAISAVTPFYYKFSFEEVKQYYFDLVDKVDNRLIVYSIPALTGVEIGVSQFKELFENDKIIGVKFTAADFFLLERLRKACPDHLIFSGFDEMLLPAVINNVDGAIGSTYNVNGIRSRKIMELAQAGKIQEALVVQNDTNDLIEAILDNGLYPTIKQLLKLQGCDSGSFLSRKPMASATQAQIDRSKEIYDTYLKDVK from the coding sequence ATGGCAAACGAAGATTTAAAAGGATTGATTTCAGCGTTATTGGTTCCTTTCAACGAAGACGGTACGGTAAACGAAGCAGGATTGCGACAAATAATTCGTCACAATATCGAAAACATGAAAGTAGATGGGTTGTACGTTGGTGGTTCTTCTGGAGAAAACTTTATGCTTGAAAAAGAAACGAAAAAACAAATTTTTGATATCGTAAAAGACGAAGTAAAGGATCAAGTTATTTTAATGGCTCAAGTTGGCGGTACAAATTTATATGAAGCTATTGAATTAGGACAATATGCTACTGAATTAGGCTATGATGCAATTTCAGCTGTTACTCCTTTCTACTACAAATTCAGCTTTGAAGAAGTAAAACAATATTACTTCGATTTAGTAGATAAAGTAGATAATCGCTTAATCGTTTATTCAATTCCTGCTCTTACTGGTGTTGAAATTGGTGTATCTCAATTTAAAGAATTATTCGAAAATGACAAGATCATTGGAGTTAAATTTACTGCTGCTGACTTCTTTTTACTAGAGCGTTTACGTAAAGCTTGTCCAGATCATTTGATCTTCTCAGGATTCGATGAGATGCTGCTTCCGGCTGTTATTAATAATGTAGATGGAGCAATCGGTTCAACATACAACGTCAACGGCATTCGCAGCCGCAAAATCATGGAACTAGCACAAGCTGGAAAAATTCAAGAAGCTCTTGTTGTTCAAAATGATACTAATGACTTGATTGAAGCAATTCTTGATAACGGATTATACCCAACGATTAAACAATTGCTTAAATTACAGGGTTGCGATAGTGGTTCATTCTTATCTAGGAAACCAATGGCTTCTGCAACACAGGCTCAAATTGACCGTTCAAAAGAAATTTATGATACTTACTTGAAAGATGTAAAATAA
- a CDS encoding sodium:solute symporter, whose product MGKSGFTTIDFVILVVYLILVLLAGLLFSKKDMEGKEFFKGDGSIPWYVTSVSIFATLLSPISFLTLAGNSFAGSWILWFAQLGMIIAIPIAMRFFLPIYAKLDIDTAYDYLERRFDSKGLRVIGALMFIIFQLGRMSIIMYLPSVALSTLTGISVNVLIIVMGVIAIIYSYTGGIKSVLWTDFIQGVVLLIGVTLSLFFLVKDINGGFGEIFSAMGNNKFLGPDEAIFDPNILKTSVIMMVVGAGLNTCSSYVSSQDIVQRFTTTTDTKKLNKMMITNGLLSIFIATAFYLIGTGLYVYYKVQNPGDAGAAIPQDQIYAYFIAYRLPVGMTGVLLAAIYAASQSTLSTGLNSVATSWTLDIQEVITKNMDDKAKTALARSISLGVGIFAIAISIVMAHSNIQSAYEFFNGFMGLVLGVLGGTFALGIFTKKGNKFGAYAALISSSAVMIFIKYGLPSEAVSLWSYSLISITVSLVVGYIVSLLIPVKTETPKYTTVSDIPEIRADHTTPVH is encoded by the coding sequence ATGGGGAAATCCGGTTTTACAACAATTGATTTTGTCATTTTAGTCGTTTATTTAATTTTAGTGCTTTTAGCAGGTCTTTTATTCTCTAAAAAAGATATGGAAGGAAAAGAATTTTTTAAAGGTGATGGTTCAATACCTTGGTATGTAACATCTGTTTCAATATTTGCTACATTACTGAGCCCTATTTCTTTCTTAACATTAGCTGGAAACTCTTTTGCGGGAAGCTGGATTTTGTGGTTTGCTCAACTGGGTATGATTATTGCTATTCCAATTGCTATGCGTTTCTTTTTGCCTATCTATGCTAAATTAGATATTGATACAGCATATGACTACTTAGAACGACGTTTTGATTCAAAAGGGTTACGTGTTATAGGTGCTTTAATGTTTATTATCTTCCAACTTGGAAGAATGTCCATTATCATGTATTTGCCATCAGTAGCTTTGTCAACACTTACCGGCATTAGTGTAAACGTTTTAATTATTGTTATGGGTGTAATTGCTATTATCTATTCTTACACCGGCGGGATTAAATCTGTTTTATGGACAGACTTTATACAAGGGGTTGTATTATTGATTGGTGTGACACTTTCGCTATTTTTCCTTGTTAAAGACATAAACGGAGGATTCGGCGAAATCTTTAGTGCTATGGGGAACAATAAGTTCTTAGGTCCTGATGAGGCTATTTTTGATCCAAACATCTTAAAAACTTCTGTTATTATGATGGTGGTCGGAGCAGGTCTGAATACTTGTTCTTCTTACGTTTCTTCCCAAGATATTGTACAGCGATTTACGACAACTACAGATACGAAAAAATTAAACAAAATGATGATTACGAATGGTTTACTTTCAATCTTTATTGCAACCGCTTTTTATCTGATTGGTACTGGTCTCTATGTATATTACAAAGTGCAAAATCCTGGTGATGCTGGTGCAGCCATTCCGCAAGACCAGATTTACGCCTATTTTATTGCTTATCGTCTTCCAGTAGGGATGACAGGTGTCTTGTTAGCCGCTATCTACGCTGCGTCTCAATCAACGCTTTCAACCGGCTTGAATTCTGTTGCTACTTCATGGACTTTAGACATACAAGAAGTTATCACTAAAAACATGGATGATAAAGCCAAAACAGCACTAGCTCGATCTATTTCTTTAGGGGTAGGTATCTTTGCAATTGCAATTTCAATCGTAATGGCTCACTCTAACATCCAATCTGCTTATGAGTTTTTCAATGGTTTTATGGGACTTGTCCTTGGTGTATTAGGCGGAACGTTTGCCCTGGGAATCTTTACAAAAAAAGGAAACAAATTTGGGGCTTACGCTGCTTTGATTTCTTCTTCAGCAGTTATGATCTTTATCAAATACGGACTGCCTTCTGAAGCGGTTAGTCTGTGGTCCTATTCTCTTATCTCCATAACTGTTTCTTTAGTTGTTGGTTACATTGTTTCTCTGTTAATTCCAGTAAAAACAGAAACTCCGAAGTATACAACAGTCTCGGATATCCCAGAAATCAGAGCAGATCATACGACTCCGGTTCATTAA
- a CDS encoding YhcH/YjgK/YiaL family protein codes for MELISLVSQVNGNITSAQQKVIDYLKKHDLASMEKGTHPIEGDDFFVNVIEYDTTDEKNRIWEAHKAYLDIHVVVTGVECIYHSFIENMETSDYHEKDDYLEITGTKENIINLSPNQLLVFYPEDTHKTGVKADKEMTVKKGVFKVKI; via the coding sequence ATGGAATTGATTAGTTTGGTATCTCAAGTAAATGGAAATATCACATCAGCTCAGCAAAAAGTAATAGATTATTTAAAGAAACATGATTTAGCTTCAATGGAAAAAGGAACTCATCCTATTGAAGGAGATGATTTCTTTGTAAATGTTATCGAATACGACACAACAGATGAAAAAAATCGTATCTGGGAAGCTCATAAAGCGTATCTTGATATTCATGTCGTTGTAACAGGTGTAGAATGTATTTACCATAGCTTCATCGAAAACATGGAAACTAGTGACTATCATGAGAAAGATGATTACCTCGAAATAACAGGTACGAAAGAAAATATCATCAACTTATCTCCAAATCAGCTTTTAGTATTTTATCCTGAAGATACACATAAAACGGGTGTTAAAGCAGATAAGGAAATGACTGTTAAAAAAGGTGTTTTTAAAGTAAAAATTTAA
- a CDS encoding MurR/RpiR family transcriptional regulator gives MTDYKISIVPHIESMVNLLTPLEKKIAQYFIADHDSSTDFSSKAVSKRLFVSEASLTRFAKKCGFSGYREFIYQYQESFTESKPLPSNLMTNVFDSYQELLNKSYSIIDQEKISRIIKLLLSQKRVYIYGKGSSGLVAEEMKFRFMRIGLVCEAITDNHIMQMNQVLLGKDCLVIGLSISGQTSEVLTGLKMAKKRGAKTILFTANQTNETSAYCDEVQLFAIKDNLSTGNIISPQFPILIMIDIIYAFFMETNRKQRQEIWQETFEALQEKD, from the coding sequence ATGACTGACTATAAAATAAGTATTGTTCCACATATTGAATCGATGGTTAACTTGTTGACTCCGCTAGAAAAAAAAATAGCCCAATACTTTATTGCAGACCATGACTCCTCTACGGATTTTTCTTCCAAAGCTGTCTCTAAAAGATTATTTGTATCTGAAGCTTCTTTGACTCGATTTGCTAAAAAATGCGGATTTTCTGGATACAGGGAGTTTATTTATCAATATCAAGAATCCTTTACAGAGTCAAAACCTCTCCCATCCAATTTAATGACAAACGTATTTGATAGTTATCAAGAACTCTTAAATAAAAGTTATTCTATCATTGATCAAGAAAAAATATCGCGAATCATTAAATTGTTATTGTCACAAAAAAGAGTTTACATATATGGTAAAGGAAGTTCAGGGCTAGTAGCAGAAGAAATGAAATTTCGTTTTATGCGTATTGGCCTTGTGTGCGAAGCGATAACAGATAACCATATTATGCAAATGAACCAAGTTCTTCTTGGAAAAGATTGTCTTGTTATCGGGTTGTCAATCAGTGGGCAAACTTCTGAGGTTTTAACTGGCCTTAAAATGGCTAAAAAAAGAGGAGCTAAAACCATTTTATTTACAGCAAATCAAACAAATGAAACTTCTGCTTATTGTGATGAAGTTCAGCTTTTTGCAATAAAAGACAACTTAAGTACAGGGAATATCATTTCACCACAATTTCCTATTTTGATTATGATTGACATCATTTATGCTTTTTTCATGGAGACAAACCGCAAACAGCGACAAGAAATTTGGCAAGAAACTTTTGAAGCCTTGCAAGAAAAAGACTAG
- a CDS encoding ROK family protein produces MNILALDIGGTAIKYGLFDSSGTALTDLYEKVTPKSETTNYIMKTITEIIKSMKEENTVEGIAVSTAGVVDSQEGRVVFAGPTIPDYTNTSIKQMVEASFGIPCEVENDVNCAALGEWWRGAGKGSRSLVCVTIGTGLGGAVILNGKLWSGAAHSAGEIGYLPMPSGRTLQEEASASSLVADYSVLSGIPVKQLNGKVIFEKAKSGDNEAAKAIDNMLTALNQGLLAATYLISPDTIVIGGGVAAQKEYLENKIEDKLKQHIISTRMLPGKISCAELGNSAGMIGAVYHFKEKHFIVD; encoded by the coding sequence ATGAATATTTTGGCTTTAGATATTGGCGGAACAGCTATAAAATACGGACTTTTTGATTCTTCTGGTACTGCACTCACAGATTTATATGAAAAAGTGACACCAAAGTCCGAAACAACCAATTACATCATGAAAACGATTACCGAAATTATTAAATCTATGAAAGAAGAAAATACTGTTGAGGGGATTGCTGTTTCTACAGCAGGAGTAGTTGATTCTCAAGAAGGTAGAGTTGTATTTGCTGGACCTACTATTCCTGACTACACAAACACATCAATCAAGCAAATGGTTGAGGCTTCCTTTGGTATTCCTTGTGAAGTAGAAAATGATGTGAATTGCGCTGCTCTCGGTGAATGGTGGAGAGGAGCCGGAAAAGGAAGCCGTTCTCTTGTTTGTGTTACCATTGGAACTGGTTTAGGTGGCGCAGTGATACTGAATGGTAAGTTATGGAGTGGTGCTGCTCACTCTGCTGGAGAAATTGGCTATCTTCCTATGCCGAGCGGCAGAACACTGCAAGAGGAGGCTTCAGCATCTTCTTTAGTCGCCGATTATAGTGTGTTGAGTGGCATTCCTGTCAAACAACTGAATGGGAAAGTTATCTTTGAAAAAGCTAAATCTGGTGATAATGAAGCAGCCAAAGCCATTGACAATATGTTGACCGCCTTGAATCAAGGATTGTTGGCAGCAACTTATCTCATTTCTCCTGACACAATTGTGATAGGCGGTGGTGTCGCTGCGCAAAAAGAGTATTTAGAAAATAAAATAGAAGATAAATTAAAACAACACATTATTTCTACTCGTATGCTGCCTGGAAAAATCAGTTGTGCAGAATTAGGAAACTCTGCAGGAATGATTGGAGCAGTTTACCACTTC